A genomic segment from Athene noctua unplaced genomic scaffold, bAthNoc1.hap1.1 HAP1_HAP1_scaffold_269, whole genome shotgun sequence encodes:
- the LOC141955483 gene encoding olfactory receptor 14J1-like, whose amino-acid sequence MYFFLLKLSLLDLGSISTTLPKAMANSLWDNRHISYWGCAAQTFFFFFFATAEFSLLTVMSYDRYVAICKPLHYGTLLGSRACVHMAAAAWGTGFLNSLLHTANTFSLPLCQGNAVDEFFCEIPHILKLSCSHSYLREVGLIMVSACLAFGCFVFIVVSYVQIFRAVLRIPSEQGRHKAFSTCLPHLAVVSVLISTALFAYLKPPSISSPSLDLVVSFLYSVVPPAVNPLIYSMRNQEIKDSLRNLITRWQ is encoded by the exons atgtacttcttcctcctcaaactctccctcctcgacctgggctccatctccaccactctccccaaagccatggccaactccctctgggacaacaggcacatctcctactgggggtgtgctgcacagaccttttttttctttttctttgctacagcagagttttctctcctcacagtcatgtcctacgaccgctacgttgccatctgcaaacccctgcactacgggaccctcctgggcagcagagcttgtgtccacatggcagcagctgcctggggcactgggttcctcaattctctcctgcacacggccaacacattttcactgccactgtgCCAGGGCAATGCTGTGGAcgagttcttctgtgaaatcccccacatcctcaagctctcctgctcacactcctacctcagggaagttgggcttatcatggtcagtgcctgtttggcttttgggtgttttgtgttcattgtggtgtcctatgtgcagatcttcagggccgtgctgaggatcccctctgagcagggacggcacaaagccttttccacgtgcctccctcacctggccgtggtctccgtGTTAATCAGCACGGCTCtatttgcctacctgaagccgccctccatctcctccccatccctggacctggtggtgtcatttctgtactcggtggtgcctccagcagtgaaccccctcatctacagcatgaggaaccaggagatcaaggattccctgaggaatctgataactagat ggcagtga